The following proteins are encoded in a genomic region of Chaetodon auriga isolate fChaAug3 chromosome 8, fChaAug3.hap1, whole genome shotgun sequence:
- the c8h7orf78 gene encoding putative uncharacterized protein C7orf78 homolog codes for MAPRGLLPPLSSVCFEDKIKFSASQKLSVARSKWFRVCEAESQSDVWSIKPPDFSLKLYRSLSVPQTKDRKTHSNLAVPQPDGIKRRTGIFLEKLLHESYQREDPPEFITSHRPPDALQSELTFVKTGKYHSGPYRNPKPHDFRPLDEDLPGTVTTYEKDPGNLKLKLKHLDIIGTTRSESDFTLRDIKTRMDTHKPAEPRWDVRLILPQPPWPPKSASYTRHGRRRGAYSAFLDRVEDKLSRSWKNRS; via the exons ATGGCTCCACGTGGCTTGTTGCCTCCGCTGTCATCAGTCTGCTTTGAAGATAAAATCAAATTCTCTGCAAGTCAGAAACTCTCTGTTGCAAGAAGCAAATGGTTCAGAGTCTGCGAGGCTGAGAGTCAAAGTGACGTGTGGAGCATCAAGCCGCCAGACTTCTCTCTTAAGCTGTACAGATCTCTGTCAGTGCCTCAAacgaaagacagaaagacacattCAAATCTAGCTGTACCTCAGCCTGATGGAATAAAGAGGAGAACTGGAATATTTCTAGAAAAGCTTTTACATGAGAGTTACCAAAGAGAAGATCCTCCAGAgttcatcacatcacacaggCCTCCTGATGCTCTGCAGTCTGAGCTGACGTTCGTCAAGACAGGGAAGTACCATTCTGGACCTTACAGGAACCCCAAACCTCATGACTTCAGACCG CTTGATGAGGACCTTCCAGGCACCGTTACTACATATGAGAAAGATCCTGGTAACCTCAAATTAAAACTAAAGCACTTGGACATCA TTGGGACCACCAGATCTGAGTCAGACTTTACATTAAGGGACATCAAGACAAGGATGGACACGCATAAACCTGCAGAGCCCAGATGGGATGTGAGGCTCATACTCCCTCAACCACCCTGGCCTCCAAAATCAGCCTCCTATACT AGACATGGACGAAGAAGAGGAGCATACAGCGCCTTCTTGGACCGTGTGGAGGACAAACTCTCAAGATCATGGAAAAACAGATCCTGA
- the arl4aa gene encoding ADP-ribosylation factor-like 4aa, with translation MGNGLSEQPSFISSIPFFQSFHIAILGLDSAGKTTVLYRLQFNEFVNTVPTRGFNAEKVKLSLGGHRTGTFHFWDVGGQEKLRPLWKSYTRCTDGIIFVVDSVDAERMEEAKTELHKIAKTSENQGVPLLVVANKQDLRHSLGLAEIEKLLALKELGPATPWHLQPACAIIGDGLREGLERLHDMILKRRKVLRQQRKKR, from the coding sequence ATGGGGAACGGATTGTCAGAGCAACCTAGCTTCATCTCAAGCATCCCCTTCTTCCAGTCGTTCCACATCGCCATCCTCGGGCTGGACTCGGCAGGGAAGACCACCGTTCTGTACAGACTGCAGTTCAATGAGTTTGTGAACACGGTGCCCACAAGAGGGTTCAATGCGGAGAAGGTCAAACTATCTTTGGGCGGCCACAGGACTGGGACGTTCCACTTCTGGGATGTAGGTGGCCAGGAGAAGCTTCGCCCCCTGTGGAAGTCGTACACGCGATGCACGGACGGCATCATTTTtgtggtggactctgtggatgCAGAGCGCATGGAGGAGGCCAAGACCGAGCTCCATAAAATCGCCAAAACCTCCGAAAACCAGGGGGTGCCGCTGCTGGTGGTAGCTAACAAGCAGGACTTGAGGCACTCCTTGGGACTTGCTGAAATTGAGAAATTGCTGGCGCTGAAAGAACTGGGCCCTGCAACTCCCTGGCACCTGCAGCCAGCCTGCGCCATCATAGGTGACGGACTCAGGGAGGGCCTGGAGAGACTCCATGACATGATCCTTAAAAGGAGAAAGGTGCTCcggcagcagaggaaaaagagataA